The Acropora palmata chromosome 10, jaAcrPala1.3, whole genome shotgun sequence genome contains a region encoding:
- the LOC141894751 gene encoding serine/threonine-protein kinase 36-like isoform X1, with product MERYHVLQLIGEGSFGKVYKGRKKYSGQIVALKFIPKVGRSEKELKNLQREIDIMRTLEHGNIIKLLDSFETPKEVCVVTEYAEGELFQVLEDDGSLPEQQVRMIACQLVKALYYLHSHRILHRDMKPQNILLGKGGIVKLCDFGFARAMSINTLVLTSIKGTPLYMSPELVQEKPYDHNSDLWSLGCILYELFVGTPPFYTNSIFQLVNLICRDTVKWPENMSPNFQSFLQGLLTKDPSKRLSWPYLLRHPFVSDGINEDDLKTVTDPDVFEQPVIIKNGKTAKTRGKFAQGKIKKDTGNGEVRPSWIRKLQQQQESANNTNATEKKGRQESKKKPQSNIAKEKPSSTKDVGIKEQLVANDCAGKRDSNEKMVDDDWEVQLEEKPTKAERTGHEISDDYDRETSVIEQVLAAAVRRREEKSKRQSKRESGAQEELDSDEEWDYIAELAEEASKETAGQHAQSQESSLPEKLMTDMAFIQKVQDGLDSAADQVLDGLLEGASRLRQILRVLRSFLITPCSLKVKLNFSSSVGIPVDSVSLIIQLIKKPGLSQQPWAVQVIVDLLNVVTAFLEVFVLSTSEANSESSVLLTCGKRLVGVLPSLVNHGQDKELHVRLAALQCIQRLSNALDKQLTTEREEFYDNLVASDIKSVDCLIAALEVEPKVIQKLKGAIGDSVFVKERVLHVQTVGVATLTVLASFANISNHQSSSKKNLSIFIAKKLLQPSNEKCLDVLHGLLKNRSSSLLVVRLLSKLCAVSRELSTYLLRHSSWRESLKMLFKNLGGVDDQEGTICILEILCAMLLDSEEIPEEIFDCSDHVASLFTASNVLEIQVLSATLLAKLLSSDVRLLQLDEASSILNAIPRALARLSQKPLLHVSVTGGYLDGIVDLLELCLAQDSGSTVCIKVLEGNIWNSLWSAVAILLGFAPDDKLLSVEALAAEAEDDTSVGTVHYSVLSFQGLEKVLNITHTLFTKTSLQSLMKLVEPPACAVSFLSKMLTISFVDQLSKHYFSLTGCKQVGKGQAAEMLKVFMSKIIKMFYYPFAIDVEEHLLHDTQSVLYQFRLLPTLLEFSSKFLSLEDLDLSLGLVCRLVLSDEMFVTQFAKYVITRRAEPFIASLVSADNPITLLSDAITILSHVARSSSEYVTMVTSVLQTDQESYEPLYNLLVHPSSSIVANACGMVGNILRHSANFYPALQRTSLLYALIECLKNSDSNVRKTASFAVGNAAYHSDSLYISLSQAIPMLVDLLTDSVARTRANAAGALGNLVRHSPSLYQQLIKSRAPDSILDLACNDGHPEAQDAALKTLRLFCRNPPCREVLVSLGIQQRLNRFLNRSRISGVFSHQSSVSSVPSTAQTNASLLSEHCVRILNKIKTSEKDA from the exons ATGGAGCGTTACCACGTTTTACAGCTAATTGGAGAAGGTTCCTTTGGGAAAGTATACAAAGGACGCAAAAAATATAGCGGTCAG ATCGTTGCATTAAAATTCATTCCAAAAGTTGGTAGATCGGAAAAAGAGTTGAAGAATTTGCAAAGAGAGATTGATATCATGAGGACATTGGAGCACGGTAACATCATAAAGCTGCTGGACTCTTTCGAAACACCAAAGGAG GTCTGTGTGGTAACGGAGTATGCTGAAGGAGAGCTATTTCAGGTGCTAGAGGATGATGGCTCTCTTCCAGAGCAACAG GTCAGGATGATAGCTTGTCAGCTTGTAAAAGCTTTGTATTACCTGCACTCTCATAGGATTCTTCACAGAGACATGAAGCCACAAAATATTCTCTTGGGAAAAGGAGGGATTGTGAAACTGTGTGATTTTGG ATTTGCAAGGGCAATGAGCATTAACACTCTGGTATTGACATCAATAAAG GGAACACCACTTTACATGTCCCCTGAACTGGTGCAGGAAAAGCCATATGATCACAATTCTGATCTGTG GTCTTTAGGGTGCATATTATATGAGCTGTTTGTTGGGACACCTCCATTTTATACCAATAGTATTTTTCAGCTGGTGAACCTGATCTGTCGG GATACTGTGAAGTGGCCTGAGAACATGAGCCCAAATTTTCAG agcTTTCTGCAAGGTCTTCTGACAAAAGATCCAAGCAAGAGACTCTCCTGGCCTTACTTACTTAGACACCCATTTGTGTCAGATGGAATTAACG AAGATGATTTGAAAACAGTGACTGATCCTGACGTGTTTGAACAGCCTGTGATTataaaaaatggcaaaacagcaaaaacaagaGGGAAATTTGCACAAGGCAAAATCAAG AAAGATACTGGCAATGGAGAGGTGCGGCCGTCATGGATTAGAAAGCTTCAGCAGCAACAGGAAAGTGCAAACAATACAAATGCAACAGAGAAGAAAGGAAGGCAAGAGTCAAAGAAGAAACCCCAAAGCAATATAGCTAAGGAAAAGCCTTCTTCCACAAAAGATGTTGGAATAAAAGAGCAGCTAGTTGCAAACGATTGTGCAGGGAAGAGGGACAGTAATGAAAAGATGGTTGATG ATGACTGGGAGGTGCAGTTAGAAGAAAAGCCAACCAAGGCAGAGAGGACCGGACATGAAATAAGCGATGACTATGACAGAGAGACGTCAGTGATTGAACAAGTCCTTGCTGCTGCAGTGAGGAGACGGGAGGAAAAAAGCAAGAGGCAGAGCAAAAGAGAGAGTGGAGCACAG GAGGAGCTGGATAGTGATGAAGAGTGGGACTATATTGCAGAACTTGCAGAGGAAGCATCTAAAGAGACAGCAGGCCAACATGCACAGTCACAAGAGTCCAGTTTACCTGAAAAACTTATGACTGATATGGCATTCATTCAGAAAGTGCAGGATGGGCTGGACTCTGCAGCAGATCAAGTTCTGGATGGTTTATTGGAAGGAGCATCTCGCTTAAGACAAATTCTTAGAGTCCTTAGAAGTTTTTTGATAACTCCATG CTCTCTGAAGGTAAAACTGAACTTCTCAAGTTCAGTTGGGATTCCTGTAGACAGTGTCTCCCTTATCATTCAGCTGATCAAGAAGCCTGGTCTTTCTCAG CAACCCTGGGCAGTTCAAGTCATTGTGGATTTACTTAATGTGGTCACAGCATTCCTGGaagtttttgttctttctacTAGTGAAGCCAATTCAGAAAG TTCTGTTCTTTTGACCTGTGGCAAGAGACTTGTTGGTGTCCTCCCATCTCTAGTAAATCATGGTCAGGACAAGGAATTGCATGTCAGACTTGCTGCTCTTCAG TGCATTCAGCGTTTAAGTAATGCTCTAGACAAACAACTCACCACAGAAAGAGAGGAATTTTATGACAATCTTGTTGCCAGTGACATCAAGAGTGTAGATTGCTTGATTGCAGCTCTTGAAGTGGAACCAAAAGTTATACAAAAACTCAAGG GTGCCATTGGTGATTCTGTATTTGTCAAGGAAAGAGTACTCCATGTTCAGACTGTGGGTgtggcaacattaactgtatTGGCATCTTTTGCTAACATCTCCAATCATCAGTCAAGTTCCAAAAAAAACTTATCCATCTTCATAGCTAAGAAACTTCTTCAGCcatcaaatgaaaaatgcctggATGTGTTGCATGGCCTTCTTAAAAATAGATCTTCATCACTGCTTGTTGTAAGGTTGCTCTCAAAGCTTTGCGCTGTGTCAAGAGAACTAAGCACATATCTTTTGAGGCATTCAAGTTGGAGAGAGTCATTGAAAATGCTTTTCAAGAACCTTGGTGGAGTGGATGACCAAGAAGGCACTATTTGTATATTGGAAATTTTATGTGCCATGTTATTGGATTCTGAGGAAATTCCTGAGGA GATCTTTGATTGCTCAGACCATGTTGCTTCCTTATTCACTGCTTCAAATGTATTGGAAATCCAAGTTCTCTCTGCTACATTACTGGCAAAACTGCTCAGCTCAGATGTCAGACTTCTGCAACTCGATGAAGCTAGCAGCATTTTAAATGCCATCCCTAGAGCATTAGCAAGGCTGTCTCAG AAACCACTGTTGCATGTCAGTGTTACGGGAGGCTATCTGGATGGTATTGTGGACCTACTAGAGCTTTGCCTTGCTCAG GATAGTGGTTCAACAGTCTGCATAAAAGTTCTTGAGGGGAATATATGGAACAGTCTGTGGTCTGCAGTAGCCATTCTTTTGGGTTTTGCACCAGATGATAAGCTTCTAAG CGTTGAAGCATTGGCTGCTGAAGCAGAAGATGATACCTCTGTTGGTACAGTGCACTACAGTGTGTTATCATTTCAGGGCTTGGAAAAAGTGTTAAATATCACACACACATTATTTACCAAA ACTTCTCTGCAGAGTTTAATGAAGCTCGTTGAGCCTCCTGCATGTGCCGTTTCATTCTTGAGCAAAATGTTGACCATATCCTTTGTGGACCAACTTTCTAAACA TTATTTCAGTTTAACAGGTTGTAAGCAAGTGGGCAAAGGTCAAGCTGCTGAAATGCTAAAAGTGTTTATGAGCAAG ATCATCAAGATGTTTTACTATCCATTTGCCATAGATGTTGAGGAACACCTTCTTCATGACACACAGAG tgttttgtaCCAGTTCAGATTGTTACCAACACTTCTGGAGTTTTCATCCAAGTTTTTATCCTTGGAAGATTTGGACCTTTCACTAG GTCTTGTTTGTCGGTTAGTATTGAGTGATGAGATGTTCGTCACACAGTTTGCAAAATACGTCATCACCAGAAGG GCTGAGCCCTTCATAGCTTCACTTGTGTCGGCGGAtaaccccatcactcttttaaGTGACGCCATAACGATACTCAGTCATGTTGCGCGTAGTTCCTCAGAGTATGTTACCATGGTTACGAGCGTCCTTCAAACCGACCAAG AATCTTATGAGCCCCTGTATAACCTTTTGGTTCACCCCAGTTCTTCAATCGTTGCCAACGCTTGTGGGATGGTGGGTAATATTCTCAGGCACTCTGCAAACTTCTATCCGGCTCTTCAGAG AACAAGTCTATTGTACGCTCTGATAGAGTGTCTGAAAAACAGCGATTCTAATGTGCGCAAG actgcCAGTTTCGCTGTTGGCAACGCGGCGTACCACAGTGATTCTCTTTACATATCACTCAGCCAGGCTATTCCTATGTTGGTTGACCTGTTGACTGACTCTGTGGCTCGAACCAGAGCTAATGCTGCAG GTGCATTGGGAAATTTAGTGAGGCACTCACCATCTCTTTATCAACAACTCATCAAGAGCCGCGCACCTGACAG TATCCTTGACTTAGCCTGCAATGACGGACATCCTGAGGCTCAAGACGCCGCATTGAAAACGCTGAGACTTTTTTGCAGAAATCCACCCTGTAGAGAGGTTCTTGTCTCTCTTGGTATTCAGCAACGACTCAACAGGTTCCTTAACAGATCCCGGATTTCCGGTGTCTTCAGTCATCAGTCGAGTGTTTCATCAGTTCCCAGTACTGCGCAGACAAATGCTAGCTTGCTTTCTGAACATTGTGTTcgaattttgaacaaaattaaaacgaGTGAAAAAGATGCGTAA
- the LOC141894751 gene encoding serine/threonine-protein kinase 36-like isoform X2 has protein sequence MERYHVLQLIGEGSFGKVYKGRKKYSGQIVALKFIPKVGRSEKELKNLQREIDIMRTLEHGNIIKLLDSFETPKEVCVVTEYAEGELFQVLEDDGSLPEQQVRMIACQLVKALYYLHSHRILHRDMKPQNILLGKGGIVKLCDFGFARAMSINTLVLTSIKGTPLYMSPELVQEKPYDHNSDLWSLGCILYELFVGTPPFYTNSIFQLVNLICRDTVKWPENMSPNFQSFLQGLLTKDPSKRLSWPYLLRHPFVSDGINEDDLKTVTDPDVFEQPVIIKNGKTAKTRGKFAQGKIKKDTGNGEVRPSWIRKLQQQQESANNTNATEKKGRQESKKKPQSNIAKEKPSSTKDVGIKEQLVANDCAGKRDSNEKMVDDDWEVQLEEKPTKAERTGHEISDDYDRETSVIEQVLAAAVRRREEKSKRQSKRESGAQEELDSDEEWDYIAELAEEASKETAGQHAQSQESSLPEKLMTDMAFIQKVQDGLDSAADQVLDGLLEGASRLRQILRVLRSFLITPCSLKVKLNFSSSVGIPVDSVSLIIQLIKKPGLSQQPWAVQVIVDLLNVVTAFLEVFVLSTSEANSESSVLLTCGKRLVGVLPSLVNHGQDKELHVRLAALQCIQRLSNALDKQLTTEREEFYDNLVASDIKSVDCLIAALEVEPKVIQKLKGAIGDSVFVKERVLHVQTVGVATLTVLASFANISNHQSSSKKNLSIFIAKKLLQPSNEKCLDVLHGLLKNRSSSLLVVRLLSKLCAVSRELSTYLLRHSSWRESLKMLFKNLGGVDDQEGTICILEILCAMLLDSEEIPEEIFDCSDHVASLFTASNVLEIQVLSATLLAKLLSSDVRLLQLDEASSILNAIPRALARLSQKPLLHVSVTGGYLDGIVDLLELCLAQDSGSTVCIKVLEGNIWNSLWSAVAILLGFAPDDKLLSVEALAAEAEDDTSVGTVHYSVLSFQGLEKVLNITHTLFTKTSLQSLMKLVEPPACAVSFLSKMLTISFVDQLSKHLTGCKQVGKGQAAEMLKVFMSKIIKMFYYPFAIDVEEHLLHDTQSVLYQFRLLPTLLEFSSKFLSLEDLDLSLGLVCRLVLSDEMFVTQFAKYVITRRAEPFIASLVSADNPITLLSDAITILSHVARSSSEYVTMVTSVLQTDQESYEPLYNLLVHPSSSIVANACGMVGNILRHSANFYPALQRTSLLYALIECLKNSDSNVRKTASFAVGNAAYHSDSLYISLSQAIPMLVDLLTDSVARTRANAAGALGNLVRHSPSLYQQLIKSRAPDSILDLACNDGHPEAQDAALKTLRLFCRNPPCREVLVSLGIQQRLNRFLNRSRISGVFSHQSSVSSVPSTAQTNASLLSEHCVRILNKIKTSEKDA, from the exons ATGGAGCGTTACCACGTTTTACAGCTAATTGGAGAAGGTTCCTTTGGGAAAGTATACAAAGGACGCAAAAAATATAGCGGTCAG ATCGTTGCATTAAAATTCATTCCAAAAGTTGGTAGATCGGAAAAAGAGTTGAAGAATTTGCAAAGAGAGATTGATATCATGAGGACATTGGAGCACGGTAACATCATAAAGCTGCTGGACTCTTTCGAAACACCAAAGGAG GTCTGTGTGGTAACGGAGTATGCTGAAGGAGAGCTATTTCAGGTGCTAGAGGATGATGGCTCTCTTCCAGAGCAACAG GTCAGGATGATAGCTTGTCAGCTTGTAAAAGCTTTGTATTACCTGCACTCTCATAGGATTCTTCACAGAGACATGAAGCCACAAAATATTCTCTTGGGAAAAGGAGGGATTGTGAAACTGTGTGATTTTGG ATTTGCAAGGGCAATGAGCATTAACACTCTGGTATTGACATCAATAAAG GGAACACCACTTTACATGTCCCCTGAACTGGTGCAGGAAAAGCCATATGATCACAATTCTGATCTGTG GTCTTTAGGGTGCATATTATATGAGCTGTTTGTTGGGACACCTCCATTTTATACCAATAGTATTTTTCAGCTGGTGAACCTGATCTGTCGG GATACTGTGAAGTGGCCTGAGAACATGAGCCCAAATTTTCAG agcTTTCTGCAAGGTCTTCTGACAAAAGATCCAAGCAAGAGACTCTCCTGGCCTTACTTACTTAGACACCCATTTGTGTCAGATGGAATTAACG AAGATGATTTGAAAACAGTGACTGATCCTGACGTGTTTGAACAGCCTGTGATTataaaaaatggcaaaacagcaaaaacaagaGGGAAATTTGCACAAGGCAAAATCAAG AAAGATACTGGCAATGGAGAGGTGCGGCCGTCATGGATTAGAAAGCTTCAGCAGCAACAGGAAAGTGCAAACAATACAAATGCAACAGAGAAGAAAGGAAGGCAAGAGTCAAAGAAGAAACCCCAAAGCAATATAGCTAAGGAAAAGCCTTCTTCCACAAAAGATGTTGGAATAAAAGAGCAGCTAGTTGCAAACGATTGTGCAGGGAAGAGGGACAGTAATGAAAAGATGGTTGATG ATGACTGGGAGGTGCAGTTAGAAGAAAAGCCAACCAAGGCAGAGAGGACCGGACATGAAATAAGCGATGACTATGACAGAGAGACGTCAGTGATTGAACAAGTCCTTGCTGCTGCAGTGAGGAGACGGGAGGAAAAAAGCAAGAGGCAGAGCAAAAGAGAGAGTGGAGCACAG GAGGAGCTGGATAGTGATGAAGAGTGGGACTATATTGCAGAACTTGCAGAGGAAGCATCTAAAGAGACAGCAGGCCAACATGCACAGTCACAAGAGTCCAGTTTACCTGAAAAACTTATGACTGATATGGCATTCATTCAGAAAGTGCAGGATGGGCTGGACTCTGCAGCAGATCAAGTTCTGGATGGTTTATTGGAAGGAGCATCTCGCTTAAGACAAATTCTTAGAGTCCTTAGAAGTTTTTTGATAACTCCATG CTCTCTGAAGGTAAAACTGAACTTCTCAAGTTCAGTTGGGATTCCTGTAGACAGTGTCTCCCTTATCATTCAGCTGATCAAGAAGCCTGGTCTTTCTCAG CAACCCTGGGCAGTTCAAGTCATTGTGGATTTACTTAATGTGGTCACAGCATTCCTGGaagtttttgttctttctacTAGTGAAGCCAATTCAGAAAG TTCTGTTCTTTTGACCTGTGGCAAGAGACTTGTTGGTGTCCTCCCATCTCTAGTAAATCATGGTCAGGACAAGGAATTGCATGTCAGACTTGCTGCTCTTCAG TGCATTCAGCGTTTAAGTAATGCTCTAGACAAACAACTCACCACAGAAAGAGAGGAATTTTATGACAATCTTGTTGCCAGTGACATCAAGAGTGTAGATTGCTTGATTGCAGCTCTTGAAGTGGAACCAAAAGTTATACAAAAACTCAAGG GTGCCATTGGTGATTCTGTATTTGTCAAGGAAAGAGTACTCCATGTTCAGACTGTGGGTgtggcaacattaactgtatTGGCATCTTTTGCTAACATCTCCAATCATCAGTCAAGTTCCAAAAAAAACTTATCCATCTTCATAGCTAAGAAACTTCTTCAGCcatcaaatgaaaaatgcctggATGTGTTGCATGGCCTTCTTAAAAATAGATCTTCATCACTGCTTGTTGTAAGGTTGCTCTCAAAGCTTTGCGCTGTGTCAAGAGAACTAAGCACATATCTTTTGAGGCATTCAAGTTGGAGAGAGTCATTGAAAATGCTTTTCAAGAACCTTGGTGGAGTGGATGACCAAGAAGGCACTATTTGTATATTGGAAATTTTATGTGCCATGTTATTGGATTCTGAGGAAATTCCTGAGGA GATCTTTGATTGCTCAGACCATGTTGCTTCCTTATTCACTGCTTCAAATGTATTGGAAATCCAAGTTCTCTCTGCTACATTACTGGCAAAACTGCTCAGCTCAGATGTCAGACTTCTGCAACTCGATGAAGCTAGCAGCATTTTAAATGCCATCCCTAGAGCATTAGCAAGGCTGTCTCAG AAACCACTGTTGCATGTCAGTGTTACGGGAGGCTATCTGGATGGTATTGTGGACCTACTAGAGCTTTGCCTTGCTCAG GATAGTGGTTCAACAGTCTGCATAAAAGTTCTTGAGGGGAATATATGGAACAGTCTGTGGTCTGCAGTAGCCATTCTTTTGGGTTTTGCACCAGATGATAAGCTTCTAAG CGTTGAAGCATTGGCTGCTGAAGCAGAAGATGATACCTCTGTTGGTACAGTGCACTACAGTGTGTTATCATTTCAGGGCTTGGAAAAAGTGTTAAATATCACACACACATTATTTACCAAA ACTTCTCTGCAGAGTTTAATGAAGCTCGTTGAGCCTCCTGCATGTGCCGTTTCATTCTTGAGCAAAATGTTGACCATATCCTTTGTGGACCAACTTTCTAAACA TTTAACAGGTTGTAAGCAAGTGGGCAAAGGTCAAGCTGCTGAAATGCTAAAAGTGTTTATGAGCAAG ATCATCAAGATGTTTTACTATCCATTTGCCATAGATGTTGAGGAACACCTTCTTCATGACACACAGAG tgttttgtaCCAGTTCAGATTGTTACCAACACTTCTGGAGTTTTCATCCAAGTTTTTATCCTTGGAAGATTTGGACCTTTCACTAG GTCTTGTTTGTCGGTTAGTATTGAGTGATGAGATGTTCGTCACACAGTTTGCAAAATACGTCATCACCAGAAGG GCTGAGCCCTTCATAGCTTCACTTGTGTCGGCGGAtaaccccatcactcttttaaGTGACGCCATAACGATACTCAGTCATGTTGCGCGTAGTTCCTCAGAGTATGTTACCATGGTTACGAGCGTCCTTCAAACCGACCAAG AATCTTATGAGCCCCTGTATAACCTTTTGGTTCACCCCAGTTCTTCAATCGTTGCCAACGCTTGTGGGATGGTGGGTAATATTCTCAGGCACTCTGCAAACTTCTATCCGGCTCTTCAGAG AACAAGTCTATTGTACGCTCTGATAGAGTGTCTGAAAAACAGCGATTCTAATGTGCGCAAG actgcCAGTTTCGCTGTTGGCAACGCGGCGTACCACAGTGATTCTCTTTACATATCACTCAGCCAGGCTATTCCTATGTTGGTTGACCTGTTGACTGACTCTGTGGCTCGAACCAGAGCTAATGCTGCAG GTGCATTGGGAAATTTAGTGAGGCACTCACCATCTCTTTATCAACAACTCATCAAGAGCCGCGCACCTGACAG TATCCTTGACTTAGCCTGCAATGACGGACATCCTGAGGCTCAAGACGCCGCATTGAAAACGCTGAGACTTTTTTGCAGAAATCCACCCTGTAGAGAGGTTCTTGTCTCTCTTGGTATTCAGCAACGACTCAACAGGTTCCTTAACAGATCCCGGATTTCCGGTGTCTTCAGTCATCAGTCGAGTGTTTCATCAGTTCCCAGTACTGCGCAGACAAATGCTAGCTTGCTTTCTGAACATTGTGTTcgaattttgaacaaaattaaaacgaGTGAAAAAGATGCGTAA
- the LOC141893812 gene encoding serine/arginine-rich splicing factor 3-like, translating into MSVRTYKVYVGNLGDNGRKEEIEREFEKFGRLHDVWVARNPPGFAFVEFEDLRDAEDAIKELDGKHICGARVRVEMSRHRGRGGGRGGRHEDRGGRRFDDRNSRYDDRSRSPYRSPPRRRGRSPEMDRWQSSRGGRSRSRSPRRF; encoded by the exons ATGTCTGTTCGAACTTATAAAGTGTATGTTGGAAACCTTGGTGATAACGGAAGGAAAGAAGAGATAGAAAGGGAGTTTGAGAAATTTGGACGACTCCATGATGTTTGGGTTGCTCGCAACCCCCCaggttttgcttttgttgaatttgaagACCTCAGGGATGCAGAGGATGCCATAAAAGAACTTGATGGGAAGCACATTTGTGGAGCACGTGTCAGAGTGGAAATGTCTAGACACCGTGGTCGCGGTGGTGGTCGTGGTGGGCGTCATGAGGACAGAGGAGGGCGGCGGTTTGATGACAGGAATTCGCGTTATGATGACCGGTCCAGATCACCATACAG GTCACCTCCTCGTCGAAGGGGAAGATCTCCTGAAATGGACAG GTGGCAATCATCACGTGGAGGAAGGAGTCGGTCTCGCAGCCCAAGGCGTTTCTAA